The following are from one region of the Capsicum annuum cultivar UCD-10X-F1 chromosome 1, UCD10Xv1.1, whole genome shotgun sequence genome:
- the LOC107871275 gene encoding poly [ADP-ribose] polymerase 2, translating to MATITKLKVDELRKELSIRGLDITGTKSILVRRLEEENKKQKLSGDKKRLRVDDTDSIGPGKMNAVEEYKKMSVKELREVATSRGISSTGSKKELVERLCDAAADSPNDKSKDDLGVGDEGDTEKLVTATKKGAAVLDQYLSDDIKARYHVLQQGDEIYDATLNQTNVGNNNNKYYVIQVLENDSGGNFLVYTRWGRVGAKGGTKINGPFTSADDATSEFESKFYEKTKNHWSNRKDFVCQPKQYTWLEMDYDENGKESSVVGQSNPVPKSQPRETKLEAPIEKFISLICDINMMRQQMMEIGYNANKLPLGKLSKTTILKGYDVLKRISDVIGQSNRTLLEDLSSQFYTVIPHDFGFKKMREFVIDTPQKLKRKIEMVEALAEIEVATKILEDNTDIQEDPLYYQYEQLRCKLVPVEVGSQEFLMIENYMKNTHAKTHSGYAVDIVQVFRASRDGETERFQKFSDTSNRMLLWHGSRLTNWAGILSQGLRIAPPEAPSTGYMFGKGVYFADMFSKSANYCYASSAARNGVLLLCEVALGDMNELLSADYYADKLPPGKLSTKGVGATAPDFAKSQILEDGVVVPLGKPKAQRKQGSLLYNEYIVYNVEQIRMRYVIQVEFNYGR from the exons ATGGCCACAATAACGAAGCTTAAAGTGGATGAACTTCGTAAAGAACTTTCAATTCGGGGTCTTGACATCACCGGAACCAAATCCATATTG GTAAGGAGATTGGAGGAGGAAAACAAGAAGCAGAAATTGAGTGGTGATAAGAAAAGACTAAGGGTTGATGATACTGACTCAATTGGGCCAGGGAAAATGAATGCTGTGGAGGAGTATAAGaaaatgagtgttaaggagtTAAGGGAGGTAGCTACTTCTCGTGGGATTTCCAGTACTGGGTCGAAGAAAGAACTTGTTGAAAGGCTTTGTGATGCTGCTGCTGATTCACCGAATGACAAGTCAAAAGATGATCTTGGAG TTGGGGATGAAGGTGACACAGAGAAATTGGTCACAGCAACAAAGAAGGGTGCAGCCGTTTTGGATCAATACCTGTCAGATGATATCAAGGCACGGTACCATGTCCTGCAACAA GGCGATGAGATTTACGATGCCACACTGAACCAAACAAATGTTGGGAACAACAATAACAAGTATTACGTCATTCAAGTTCTAG AGAACGATAGTGGTGGGAATTTCCTTGTTTACACTAGATGGGGTAGAGTTGGTGCAAAGGGTGGAACGAAGATCAATGGTCCCTTTACGTCTGCTGATGATGCCACATCTGAGTTTGAGAGCAAATTCTATGAGAAGACCAAGAACCATTGGTCTAACCGCAAAGATTTTGTTTGTCAACCAAAGCAATATACTTGGTTGGAAATGGACTATGATGAAAATGGGAAAGAGTCATCA GTCGTAGGACAGTCCAACCCAGTACCAAAAAGTCAACCTCGTGAGACTAAGCTGGAGGCTCCGATTGAAAAGTTCATATCCCTTATTTGCGACATCAATATGATGAGGCAGCAAATGATGGAAATAG GGTACAATGCTAACAAGTTGCCACTCGGTAAATTGAGCAAAACAACTATTTTAAAG GGTTATGATGTCTTGAAAAGGATTTCTGATGTAATTGGACAGTCCAACAGAACACTGCTTGAAGACTTGAGCAG TCAATTCTATACAGTCATTCCTCATGATTTTGGCTTCAAGAAGATGC GTGAATTTGTCATCGACACCCCTCAGAAGTTAAAACGCAAAATTGAAATG GTCGAAGCTCTTGCTGAAATTGAAGTCGCAACTAAGATATTGGAGGATAACACCGATATACAG GAGGATCCCTTGTATTATCAATATGAACAACTTCGTTGCAAACTTGTTCCAGTTGAAGTTGGTTCCCAAGAATTTCTCATG ATTGAGAATTACATGAAGAATACCCATGCAAAAACTCATTCTGGTTATGCTGTCGATATTGTTCAAGTATTTAGGGCATCAAGAGATGGTGAAACTGAAAGATTCCAGAAG TTCTCTGATACAAGTAACAGGATGCTTCTATGGCATGGTTCTCGGCTCACAAACTGGGCTGGCATTCTTTCGCAAG GTTTACGAATTGCTCCTCCAGAAGCACCTTCGACAGGGTACATGTTTGGGAAAGGGGTTTATTTTGCCGATATGTTCTCCAAAAGTGCAAATTATTGCTACGCCTCCTCTGCTGCTAGGAATGGTGTGCTTCTGTTGTGTGAG GTTGCTCTTGGTGACATGAATGAGCTGCTATCAGCCGACTACTATGCTGATAAGTTGCCTCCAGGAAAGCTAAG CACAAAAGGAGTCGGTGCCACGGCCCCAGATTTTGCAAAATCTCAAATACTTGAAGATGGTGTCGTCGTTCCTTTGGGAAAGCCAAAGGCGCAACGAAAGCAG GGTAGTTTGTTGTATAATGAGTACATAGTTTACAATGTGGAACAAATAAGAATGCGCTATGTTATCCAGGTTGAGTTCAATTATGGGAGATAA
- the LOC107871285 gene encoding WD repeat-containing protein 76, whose product MGGEKLTEYERQRIDNIKRNEEMLAALKIHSQLSQLSALTKRPRAKSKSYQASPEKKHKSKSPTVLRRSLRTQGIPPDSSTASGLKDDFDDRIASPNKNLQPIAKKSPREPIPISMRDAYSGDFDISNQKLIETIKGFSHKINDESMDKNSVLGDWIEKRKASGAVNLESLRLEPDNIARVVPGRILNVRFFPTNNVRMVAVGNKFGNISFWNVDASQEDGDGIYLYHPHSGPVSGILMDPFSVSKMFTSCYDGFIRVMDIEKEMFDLAYLSEHSIFSISQRPHDMKSIYYGEGSGELGIWDLRAGKSSASWKLHQERINTIDFTYENCNIMATSSTDGSACIWDLRKVSAHKPKSLQTAFHKRAVHSAYFSPSGRFLATTSVDNNVGLLSGANYEETSMISHYNHTNRWISSFRGIWGWDDSYIYIGNMQRGVDVISVADKKLDFTLRSEHMTAIPCRFDAHHEVVGMLAGATSGGQVYIWTAS is encoded by the exons ATGGGTGGGGAGAAATTGACAGAGTACGAGAGGCAGAGGATTGACAACATAAAACGCAATGAAGAAATGCTTGCTGCCCTTAAGATTCACTCCCAACTTTCTCAACTTTCCGCTCTCACCAAGCGTCCAAG AGCTAAAAGCAAATCATATCAGGCAAGTCCAGAGAAGAAACACAAGTCCAAATCACCCACTGTGTTGCGGCGGTCTCTCAGGACTCAAGGTATTCCACCGGATTCTTCTACAGCAAGTGGGCTAAAAGATGATTTCGATGATAGGATAGCATCACCTAACAAGAACTTACAGCCCATAGCCAAAAAGTCACCTCGAGAACCTATTCCCATAAGTATGAGGGATGCATATAGTGGCGATTTCGATATCTCCAATCAAAAATTGATTGAAACAATTAAGGGTTTCTCTCATAAGATTAACGACGAAAGCATGGATAAAAACTCTGTTTTAGGTGACTGGATAGAGAAAAGAAAGGCTTCTGGTGCAGTTAATTTGGAATCATTGAGGTTGGAACCAGACAACATAGCACGGGTTGTGCCAGGAAGAATATTAAATGTGCGTTTTTTCCCCACCAACAATGTCAGAATGGTTGCTGTAGGGAATAAATTTGGCAATATAAGTTTCTGGAATGTTGATGCGTCGCAGGAGGATGGAGATGGGATTTATTTGTACCATCCTCATTCAGGGCCAGTTTCAGGGATACTTATGGACCCTTTTTCTGTGTCCAAG ATGTTCACTTCTTGCTATGATGGGTTTATCAGGGTGATGGACATTGAAAAGGAAATGTTTGATTTGGCATATTTGAGTGAGCATTCCATATTTTCCATATCTCAGAGACCACATGATATGAAGTCCATATATTATGGTGAAGGCAGTGGGGAACTTGGTATTTGGGATCTCAGGGCAGGAAAATCTTCAGCATCGTGGAAATTGCATCAAGAAAGGATCAACACAATAGATTTTACCTATGAAAACTGTAACATTATGGCAACAAGTTCTACAGATGGTAGTGCATGCATTTGGGATTTGAGAAAAGTTAGTGCACATAAACCAAAATCTTTGCAAACTGCCTTCCACAAAAGAGCAGTGCACTCGGCTTACTTCTCACCTTCTGGAAGGTTTCTTGCCACAACAAg TGTTGATAATAATGTTGGTTTGTTGAGTGGCGCTAATTATGAAGAAACATCTATGATCTCCCATTATAATCACACAAACAGATGGATTTCCTCATTCAG AGGAATATGGGGTTGGGATGATTCCTATATCTACATTGGCAATATGCAAAGAGGAGTTGATGTAATCTCAGTAGCTGACAAGAAACTTGATTTTACCTTACGAAGCGAACACATGACCGCTATTCCATGTCGTTTTGATGCACATCACGAAGTTGTTGGAATGCTTGCAGGGGCTACAAGCGGTGGACAGGTATATATCTGGACAGCGTCTTAA